CAATGGGCCACTTCTCGCCGCGAGCACTTGCCAGCGCCAGAATCAGCCACAGCGCTGCTAGTACTGCCACGAAGTAAACCCGGAACGTATTCTGACCTGCCTGCATACCTGTAGTGTAACGGCTGTTCAGGGTTTCCAGGCCTGCGCCAGCTTCAGAGCCGCTCCCGCGTCGAGGGTGCCCATTCCGCAGGTATATGCCACATGCAGCGCGTCGCACCTGCCGCCGGGAAACGGAGCGGCGCTGCGGCGCAGCAGGTCGCTCAGGGCAGCGGGCGTCAGAGTGGGGCGCAGGCCCAGCATCAGGCTCGCCACACCCGTCACTTCCGGGGCCGCAAAACTCGTGCCGTTCCGCCGGGTCAGCACGCCCGCACTGAACAGCGGCAGACCGTCCTGAGGCGTGCCACCGGGTGCCGAGAGCGCCACCGCACTGCCCCAGTTGGAATAGCTCGCCCGCCTGCCCGCCCGGTCAACCGCCCCGACCGTCAGCACGTGGTTGCAGCCCGCCGGACTGTACCCGGCAGCGTCGGCCCCGTCGTTGGCAGCTCCGGCGATTATCAGTGCGCCGCGCAGGGTGGCAGCGTCGATGGCCGCCTGAATGCGGGCGTCGCAGCCGGTCAGGGGGATGAAGTCGGCGTACAGGCTCAGGTTCAGCAGGCGGGCGGGAAAGCGGTTGAGCGGCGTTCCCGGCACACTCAGCCCTGCCGCCCAGCGGATGCCGTCCGACAGGTCTACGGGGTCAATCATGCCGTCCTGTCCGGCCACGCGCACATGCACGATGCGGGCCAGCGGATTGACGCCCACGACGCCTCGCCCGTCGCGTGCCGCCCCGATCAGGTTCGCCACCGATTCGGCGTGATACGCCAGCGGTCCCACTCCGCCCGCGTCGGCGTCGCGCCCGTCTCCGTCGCCGCTGCGGGCCGCGTCCGACACGAAATCGTAGCCGTTGACAGCCCGCGCCCCCAGTTCGGCGCTGTTCACATACCCGGTATCCAGCACCGCCACCGTCACACCCGCACCCGGCTTCAGCGCCCAGGCCGCTTCCATCCCGATCTGTTTCAGGTTCCACTGCTGCGGATACAGCGGATCGAGTGTCCGAATGGGCGAGCCGGGCAGCGCCGAGGTAGGCCGTGCAGGGGTGGGCAGTGCAGGCGGAAGGGGAACAGGCGTCTGTGTCTGTTCCAGCGGCACCAGATCGGCGGGTACAGGCTGATTGAGCACCTTGATGCCGATAGACGCGGCGGCTCCAGACAGCAGCAGTGCGGCGCAGGCGGCTCGCAGGACGGATGAACGCATGGGCGTAGTCTGCCGCGCCCGCCTGACCTGCGGCTGAGCGGGGCGTTAGCATGGGCCATGACCGGACTTCCAGAGCCTTTGTCAGAGCCTGTTCTTTTCCATTCTTCCGACCAAGCAGAGCGAATAGAGTTGATGAGCAGGACGCAGAATGAAGGCATCAGCGGCGCTGTTCCGGCGAGGTCGTAATGCGGAGTCCTGCTCCCGAGCGCCGCACGGTGGTACTGATCACCGGGGCATCGAGCGGCATCGGAGAGGCGACGGCCCGCGTGCTGGCCCCCCTGGGGTACGCACTGGCCCTGACCGCCCGCCGGGAAGACCTGTTGACCCGTCTGGCCCACAGCATCGACCCCGGCAACACACATACGCTGGTCTTTCCCGCCGACCTGAGTGAGGAAGCAGAGCGTTCCCGGCTGATCGAGGGCGTGCTGGAGCGCTTCGGACGCATCGACGTGCTCATCAACAATGCAGGCGTCACGATTCCCAGCGGGCGCTGGTGGAACGATCCCGACCCGCTGCGGGTGATCGACCTGAACCTGAAGGTTCCCGCCGATCTGACGCGCCGGGTGTTGCCCGCCATGCTGGAGCGCCGCAGCGGGCAGATCGTCAATATCGGTTCGGTGGCGGGGCGGGTCGCGACGCACGGCATGTACTCGGCCAGCAAATTCGGGCTGCGGGGCTTCTCGCTGGCACTGCGCCGCGAACTGCTGGGCAGCGGCGTCGACGTGTCGCTGGTGGCTCCCGGCTTCGTCCGCACGGCTTTTACCAGCGGCGCACGCCTGCCGATGCCGGGGCCAGATGTGGTGGCCCAGACGGTTGCACGGGTATTGACGCGCCCCACCCGCGAGGCCATCACGCCCGCGTGGTATGGCCCGCTGGCACTGCTGGACGCCCTGGCCCCCTCGCTGACCGACCATGTGGTTCGGCGCGTGATGAAGCGGCGATACCAGGGCGCTTCCCCGCGGAACACGCTCTGAATTCAGCGCCCGCCGACATCCTGAGAGCTTCTGAAAGTGTTTGCACCCTTCCTGCCGGGCCGGGCACGGTACACTTCGCAGAGTGAGCGTGTTCCGTCCTCTGGTGCCCCTGATCGAACGCGGCGCGATGGCCCTCGACCGCTTCTTCAGCCGGGCGCTGCATTCTCGCCGGGCGAGGGGGCGGCTCTCGATTCTGTCGTATTGCGGCTGGGGAAGCCCCGAAGCCGTCGAACTGACAGGCCGGGTAGTGCTGCCGCGCACGCTACGCCCGCCTCAAAACGCCGATCCGCGCTGGCGCAATTTCGGCAATATCGTGCGCCGACTGCTGTCGCGTGAGATCAGCGGCGTCGAAGTACATGGCACGCTGGCAGGCGCAGAAGCCAGTTCCGTCTCCGATGAGGACGGCTTCTTTACCCTGAAATTCGTGCTGCCGCCGTCTGGCCTGGCCCTCTGGCCGCTCGATATCGGCTGGCATACCGCAGAACTGACCATTCCAGGCCGCGAGGGGGTGTCGAAGGCGACGGTGCAGGTGATCGATGACCGGCGCTGCGCTTACGGCGTCATCAGCGATCTGGACGACACCGTGATTCAGAGCGACGTGACGAGCGTGGGCCGCATGCTTTTCACCGTCCTGACCGGCAATGCCCGCACGCGCTCTCCGTTTCCCGGCGTGGGCGCACTGTACCGGGCGCTCGTTCGCCACGCGTCCACGGCTGTCCCGGCAGCGGGGACGCCGACGCCGCCCGCCAAACTCCGCAATCCGGTGTTTTACGTGTCGAGCAGCCCATGGAATTTCTTCGATCTGCTGTGGCAGTTTCTGGAATACCGCCGCATTCCGCTGGGGCCGCTGTTTCTACGCAACTGGGGAGCCGACCTGCTGGGAGGCCACGCCACCTACAAGCTCGCGGTCATCGAGCGCATCTTTACCGCCTATCCGCGCCTGCGCTTCGTGCTGGCCGGAGACAGCGGCGAACACGACCCGGAAATTTATGCCGAGGTCGTTCGCAAGTTTCCGGGCCGGGTGCTGGGCATCTACATCCGCGACGTAAGTCAGGGCCAGGAACACGACCGGGTGTTGGGGCTGCGCGAGGAACTGTCCCGGCTGGGCGTCGATATGGTGCTGGCCCGCGACAGTTTCGCGGCGGCCTCGCACGCGATGGCGCTGGGCCTGATCACGCCCGGCGAGCTGCGAAGTGTGGCGCAGTCGGTGGAAAAGTCGCTGCATCTGAAGGTGCTGCCATTCTGAGAGCGGGAGCTTGCAGGAAACAAAAAATCGCAGGCCCCGCTGCCTGAGCAGGGCCTGCCGAACGTTTTCAATGTGAACAGCTCGGCAGGCTTGTGACGGTTCTACGCGCCACAGGCCACGAACTAGCCGCTTACTTGTCGAACTTCTCGAACCCGGCGGCGCTGCGGCGCTGTGCTCCCCGCGCATAGTCCATCTGGGCCTCGACCTGCTCGTGCTGGCCCTCGCTGAAGGTCGATTCGTGGACCCAGTAGTTCAGGCGGGCGTCACCGAGCTGCACCCAGAACTTCTGAGCGTCGCCTGCGTCGCGCCAGAACACCACCTGTTCGTAGCCGTTCTTGTCGGCCCACACCTTGATATCGTCCAGCACGCGGGCGGCCTTGGGATGCACCATCTGAAAAGGCGTGTCGTCGGATTCGTTGCGAAAGGTGATGTCTGCCATACCTACAGCGTACCCTGTGCGGCTGTGAACTTCATCGAACTCGGTGTAAGAAACGCAAAACAGCACCCGCCAGAGCCGCGTTCACTTCGCTATGCTCTGGAAATGCACGTGGTCACGCTCAATCTCAATGGCCTGCGAAGCGCCGTCAAAAAAGGCCTGCCCGACTGGATCAGCACGCAGTCGCCCGATGTGCTGCTGCTTCAGGAGGTGCGTGCGGGTCCGATGCCGGAGGTGTTCGGGGCGCTCGGCTACCATTCGGTGTGGCATCCGGCGCAGCGGCCCGGTTACAGCGGCGTTGCCATTGCCAGCAGAGAACCGCTGGAACAGCTGGAAACGGGATTCGGTGATGAGCTGCTCGACGCCGAGGGCCGCCTGATTTCGGGGGTACTGGGCGGCGTGCGCTACGCCAGCGTGTATCTGCCGAGCGGGGCGCGGGGCGAACGCCAGGACTTCAAAGACCGCAGCCTGCCGCTGCTGAGTGCGTGGGCCGCCGACGCCATCTCACGCGGCCCGCTGGTGCTGGGCGGCGACTTCAACGTGGCCCATACCGAACTCGACATCAAAAACTGGCGCAGCAACCAGAAGAACAGCGGCTTTCTGCCGCACGAACGCGCCTGGATGACCGAACTGCTGCAAAGTGGGCTGCACGACAACCACCGCGCCGCTCTGGGCGAACAGGCCGCGTATACCTGGTGGAGCAACCGCGCCGGGGCATATGCCAACGACGTGGGCTGGCGCATCGATTATCTACTGTCGAGCGGCGTTCGGCTCGGGCAGGTGCAGGCACATAGGGCGGCCCGGCTGTCCGACCATGCACCGCTCAGCGGAATCCTCACGAACATGCTA
Above is a genomic segment from Deinococcus ruber containing:
- a CDS encoding App1 family protein, translated to MALDRFFSRALHSRRARGRLSILSYCGWGSPEAVELTGRVVLPRTLRPPQNADPRWRNFGNIVRRLLSREISGVEVHGTLAGAEASSVSDEDGFFTLKFVLPPSGLALWPLDIGWHTAELTIPGREGVSKATVQVIDDRRCAYGVISDLDDTVIQSDVTSVGRMLFTVLTGNARTRSPFPGVGALYRALVRHASTAVPAAGTPTPPAKLRNPVFYVSSSPWNFFDLLWQFLEYRRIPLGPLFLRNWGADLLGGHATYKLAVIERIFTAYPRLRFVLAGDSGEHDPEIYAEVVRKFPGRVLGIYIRDVSQGQEHDRVLGLREELSRLGVDMVLARDSFAAASHAMALGLITPGELRSVAQSVEKSLHLKVLPF
- a CDS encoding exodeoxyribonuclease III, translating into MHVVTLNLNGLRSAVKKGLPDWISTQSPDVLLLQEVRAGPMPEVFGALGYHSVWHPAQRPGYSGVAIASREPLEQLETGFGDELLDAEGRLISGVLGGVRYASVYLPSGARGERQDFKDRSLPLLSAWAADAISRGPLVLGGDFNVAHTELDIKNWRSNQKNSGFLPHERAWMTELLQSGLHDNHRAALGEQAAYTWWSNRAGAYANDVGWRIDYLLSSGVRLGQVQAHRAARLSDHAPLSGILTNMLD
- a CDS encoding S8 family serine peptidase produces the protein MRSSVLRAACAALLLSGAAASIGIKVLNQPVPADLVPLEQTQTPVPLPPALPTPARPTSALPGSPIRTLDPLYPQQWNLKQIGMEAAWALKPGAGVTVAVLDTGYVNSAELGARAVNGYDFVSDAARSGDGDGRDADAGGVGPLAYHAESVANLIGAARDGRGVVGVNPLARIVHVRVAGQDGMIDPVDLSDGIRWAAGLSVPGTPLNRFPARLLNLSLYADFIPLTGCDARIQAAIDAATLRGALIIAGAANDGADAAGYSPAGCNHVLTVGAVDRAGRRASYSNWGSAVALSAPGGTPQDGLPLFSAGVLTRRNGTSFAAPEVTGVASLMLGLRPTLTPAALSDLLRRSAAPFPGGRCDALHVAYTCGMGTLDAGAALKLAQAWKP
- a CDS encoding SDR family NAD(P)-dependent oxidoreductase, whose amino-acid sequence is MRSPAPERRTVVLITGASSGIGEATARVLAPLGYALALTARREDLLTRLAHSIDPGNTHTLVFPADLSEEAERSRLIEGVLERFGRIDVLINNAGVTIPSGRWWNDPDPLRVIDLNLKVPADLTRRVLPAMLERRSGQIVNIGSVAGRVATHGMYSASKFGLRGFSLALRRELLGSGVDVSLVAPGFVRTAFTSGARLPMPGPDVVAQTVARVLTRPTREAITPAWYGPLALLDALAPSLTDHVVRRVMKRRYQGASPRNTL